Proteins from one Mus pahari chromosome 18, PAHARI_EIJ_v1.1, whole genome shotgun sequence genomic window:
- the Guca1a gene encoding guanylyl cyclase-activating protein 1, with product MGNVMEGKTVEELSSTECHQWYKKFMTECPSGQLTLYEFRQFFGLKNLSPSASQYVEQMFETFDFNKDGYIDFMEYVAALSLVLKGKVEQKLRWYFKLYDVDGNGCIDRDELLTIIRAIRTINPWSDSSMSAEEFTDTVFAKIDINGDGELSLEEFMEGVQKDQMLLDTLTRSLDLTRIVRRLQNGEHEEAGAGDLAAGEAVG from the exons ATGGGCAACGTCATGGAGGGCAAGACGGTGGAAGAGCTGAGCAGCACCGAGTGCCATCAGTGGTACAAGAAATTCATGACGGAGTGCCCGTCTGGCCAGCTCACCCTCTATGAATTCCGCCAGTTCTTTGGTCTCAAGAACCTGAGCCCCTCAGCCAGCCAGTATGTGGAACAGATGTTTGAGACCTTTGACTTCAACAAG GATGGCTACATTGACTTCATGGAGTACGTGGCCGCCCTCAGCCTGGTCCTCAAGGGCAAAGTGGAACAGAAGTTGCGCTGGTATTTCAAGCTCTACGACGTCGACGGCAACGGGTGCATAGACAGGGATGAGCTGCTCACCATCATCCGG GCCATCCGAACCATTAATCCCTGGAGTGACTCATCCATGAGCGCCGAGGAATTCACAGATACCGTGTTTGCCAAGATCGACATCAACGGGGATG ggGAACTGTCTCTGGAGGAGTTTATGGAAGGGGTGCAGAAGGACCAGATGCTCCTGGACACGCTGACCCGAAGCCTGGACTTGACCCGTATCGTGCGCAGACTCCAGAATGGTGAACACGAGGAGGCAGGCGCTGGCGACCTGGCAGCAGGGGAGGCTGTGGGTTGA